In Phycisphaerae bacterium RAS1, the genomic window CGGCGCGAATGCGTTCGTCCTGATTTCGTCCAATCCGCCGGTGAACAACGTGCTGATTCCGAATCAGACGATCGGGCCGATCGTGCTGAACGGCAGCGGCGCCGGCAACGGCTACGGTACGTTCCACTGGCCTATCCCGGCCGACGGCGGACTGAACGACAACGTCGTGTTCATGCAGTGGCAGATCGAAGATCCGGCCGGCGCCGGCGGCGTCGCCCGCACGCGCGTGGCTCAGCTCACGCTCTTTTGCAACAACTGCCCGCCGACGGTCGGCGACATGAACTGCGACGGCGTCGTGAACATCCTCGACGTCAACCCGTTCATCCTGGCCCTCGAAGACCCGGCCGGCTACGCGGCGCAGTTCCCCGACTGCAACATCAACTCGGGCGACGTCAACAACGACGGATCGGTGGACATTCTCGATATCAACCCGCTGGTCTCGCTGATCGGCGGATGACGTAGCGCCGGCCCCCCGTGGCCGACGCTGCGCATTCGGGTGGGACGGGCGTCTCGCCCGTCCCTGTTGCGGCCGGGACGGGCGAGACGCCCGTCCCAGCCAATACGTCGGACGCTCTAAACCTCTTCGAACATCTTCAAGTAACTGACGTAGCGCCGCGGGCTGATGTTCCCCTCGTCCACCGCCGCGCGAACCGCACAGCCATCCTCGTCGCGATGCAGGCAGTCGTTGAACCGGCAGCGCGGCACATAGGGCACAAACTCCTCGAAGAACGCCTCAAGCTGCCCCGGATCGACATCCCACAAGTCAAAGCCGCGCACGCCCGGCGTGTCCACAATGAACCCGCCCGTCTCCAGCCGCAGCAGCCGCGCCCGCGTGGTCGTGTGTTTCCCCTTCTCATTCCCATCGGAGACGTCGCCGACGACCAGCCCCAATCCCGGCTCCACGGCGTTGGCGAGCGAGCTCTTGCCGACGCCGCTCTGCCCCGAGAGCGCGCTGATGTGACCGCGCAGCGCCTCGCGAAGCATCTCCACTCCCGTTCCGGTCGTCGCGCTCGTGACCAGGCACTGATATCCGAGACTCTGAAACTCCGCGACAATCTCGATGACGTGGTCGAGGTACGTCGATTCACCCTCCTCGTCCAGCAACTCATCCGTAATCGCGGGTACGACGTTGCGGTCGCGCTCGCGCCGCAGCTCCTCCTCGAAGCCCGACAGCAGGTCCGCCTTGTTGAAGCAGATGATCGGCC contains:
- the rsgA gene encoding putative ribosome biogenesis GTPase RsgA, with translation MAKKSGRKVRVDFRKNRQARARGENLTRRFRVGDDAAMDASSHESMGAKGELSRRRTIIVDDQNAPLIDESLWKRGTITEVHGAVCSVDDGGGVWMCTIRRVLRTMLIEERGPVTVGDGVWFADLSGCHDGQHVGVIERVEPRRSLLSRRVRAGHDTARLGIAGGRQHVIAANADQLVIVASVAQPRLKPHLIDRYVVAALRGGLRPIICFNKADLLSGFEEELRRERDRNVVPAITDELLDEEGESTYLDHVIEIVAEFQSLGYQCLVTSATTGTGVEMLREALRGHISALSGQSGVGKSSLANAVEPGLGLVVGDVSDGNEKGKHTTTRARLLRLETGGFIVDTPGVRGFDLWDVDPGQLEAFFEEFVPYVPRCRFNDCLHRDEDGCAVRAAVDEGNISPRRYVSYLKMFEEV